A window of the Trichoderma asperellum chromosome 6, complete sequence genome harbors these coding sequences:
- the SOD1 gene encoding Superoxide dismutase [Cu-Zn] — MVKAVTILRGDAKVSGTVIFEQASEGAPTTITYNITGNDPNAKRGFHIHTFGDNTNGCTSAGPHFNPFNKNHGAPSDEVRHVGDLGNIETDAQGNAKGTITDNLVQLIGPNSVIGRTVVVHAGTDDLGKGDNEESLKTGNAGPRPACGVIGISA; from the exons ATGGTCAAGGCTG TTACTATCCTCCGAGGAGACGCCAAGGTCTCCGGCACCGTCATCTTCGAGCAGGCCTCGGAGGGTGCCCCTACCACCATCACCTACAACATCACCGGCAATGACCCCAACGCCAAGCGTGGCTTCCACATCCACACCTTTGGCGACAACACCAACGGCTGCACCTCTGCCGGCCCTCACT TCAACCCCTTCAACAAGAACCACGGCGCTCCCTCTGATGAGGTCCGTCACGTTGGTGACCTCGGCAACATCGAGACTGATGCTCAGGGCAACGCCAAGGGCACCATCACCGACAACCTTGTCCAGCTGATTGGCCCCAACAGCGTCATTGGC CGCACCGTCGTTGTCCACGCCGGCACTGATGACCTCGGCAAGGGTGACAACGAGGAGTCCCTCAAGACTGGTAACGCTGGTCCTCGTCCTGCTTGCG GTGTCATTGGTATCTCTGCCTAA